A genomic stretch from Arachis stenosperma cultivar V10309 chromosome 3, arast.V10309.gnm1.PFL2, whole genome shotgun sequence includes:
- the LOC130968041 gene encoding AUGMIN subunit 8-like isoform X2: MDVCESEQGSGKHKSVQTPRAAPFVLAEKNNAPTTRRSRTKQVSSRYKSPVPANLTEFTSPHKSPTPVATREVSSRYRSPSPAPLSRRFPSPNPTRTALPSSSSSSSSLQKRAQSSERRRPSTPPSPPPPRPSTPVRDSSLDVKLSSGRAAAGGRLPESLWPSTMRSLSVSFNSDSISSPVSKKSKPVTSLRPTSNVAHKQAETLPLIRKPTPERKRSPLKGKNISNQSENSKPVEILPSKFIDQHRWPSRIGGKVSSSALNRSVDLAVSRSFDTPAPATVLSSLKRYSSDAITLFSRVASGNVSGEVLRSQKSLPLTPSGKAGPGFTGVRSQSLSVPGSHSHPALPRRTSALSCSGTRGISPSRSRPSTPPPRGVSPSRIRSSGSSVQSSNSNSVLSFIADFRKGNKGAANVEDAHQLRLLYNRYLQWRFTNARAEAALYIQNAIVERTLYDVWRTTLSLLESVIRNRIDLQQRKLELKLNSILNDEMTFLDDWAVFERDHGDTLSGAVQDFKASTLCLPVAGGAKVDIEHLKAAIGQAVDVMQAMGSTICSSLLRVEGMNNLISEVAIVAAKEKALLDECELLLASVAAIQVEESSVRTHLMQIKLALGMSK, translated from the exons ATGGATGTATGTGAATCAGAGCAAGGCTCAGGGAAACACAAATCTGTGCAGACCCCGAGAGCAGCTCCCTTTGTTCTGGCAGAAAAGAACAATGCACCCACCACTCGGCGCTCTAGAACAAAACAAGTTAGCTCTCGGTACAAGTCTCCTGTTCCAGCTAACCTAACAGAATTTACATCTCCACATAAGTCGCCCACTCCGGTCGCCACAAGAGAAGTTAGTTCCCGGTATAGGTCACCTTCTCCGGCTCCCCTTTCTCGAAGATTCCCTTCACCAAATCCCACAAGGACAGCATTACCATCATCGTCTTCATCGTCGTCATCATTACAAAAGAGAGCTCAATCGTCAGAGAGAAGGAGGCCTTCGACTCCTCCTTCACCGCCGCCACCAAGGCCTTCCACGCCGGTCCGTGACTCATCCTTAGATGTCAAGTTATCATCCGGAAGGGCGGCGGCAGGTGGCCGTTTGCCAGAAAGTCTATGGCCTTCTACAATGCGGAGCCTCAGCGTTTCTTTCAATTCAGACTCCATTTCCAGTCCTGTTAGCAAGAAGTCAAAGCCAGTAACCTCCCTTCGTCCGACATCAAATGTGGCACACAAGCAGGCTGAAACTCTTCCCTTAATAAGGAAGCCTACACCAGAAAGAAAGAGGAGTCCTCTAAAAGGGAAAAATATCTCTAATCAGTCTGAGAATTCGAAGCCAGTGGAGATTTTGCCTTCTAAATTCATAGATCAGCATCGGTGGCCTAGTAGGATTGGCGGGAAGGTATCTTCTAGTGCCCTAAACAGGAGTGTTGATCTTGCTGTTTCTAGAAGTTTCGACACTCCAGCGCCTGCAACTGTTTTATCTTCACTGAAGAGATATTCTAGTGATGCTATTACTCTGTTTTCGCGTGTTGCAAGTGGTAATGTAAGTGGTGAGGTGTTAAGGTCACAGAAATCTCTACCTCTTACTCCGTCAGGTAAAGCAGGACCGGGGTTTACTGGAGTCAGATCTCAGTCCTTATCAGTTCCTGGATCACACTCGCATCCTGCGTTGCCTAGGAGGACCTCGGCTTTATCATGTTCGGGGACAAGAGGAATCAGTCCGTCTAGATCAAGACCATCAACTCCTCCTCCTAGAGGGGTTAGTCCATCTCGAATAAGGTCGTCTGGTTCATCCGTTCAATCCAGCAATTCCAATTCAGTGCTTAGCTTCATTGCTGATTTTAGAAAAGGGAACAAGGGTGCAGCCAACGTAGAAGATGCTCACCAATTACGGCTTCTATACAACAGATACTTGCAATGGAGATTTACCAATGCAAGAGCCGAGGCTGCACTTTACATCCAAAATGCAATTGTAGAG AGAACACTGTATGATGTATGGAGAACTACTCTCTCACTGTTGGAGTCTGTTATCAGGAACAGGATTGATCTTCAGCAGCGGAAGCTTGAGCTTAAGTTGAATTCTATTTTGAATGATGAA ATGACCTTCCTTGATGATTGGGCTGTATTTGAAAGAGATCACGGCGACACTTTATCTGGTGCTGTACAAGATTTTAAGGCAAGCACTCTTTGTCTACCGGTAGCTGGAGGAGCAAAG GTCGATATAGAGCATTTGAAAGCTGCTATCGGTCAAGCTGTTGATGTTATGCAAGCAATGGGATCTACAATCTGCTCATCACTTTTACGG GTGGAGGGCATGAATAATTTAATTTCCGAGGTTGCAATTGTAGCAGCCAAGGAGAAAGCTTTGCTTGATGAGTGTGAATTACTACTGGCTTCAGTAGCAGCTATTCAG GTAGAAGAAAGTAGTGTCCGAACGCATCTCATGCAGATCAAGCTAGCTTTGGGGATGAGCAAATAG
- the LOC130968041 gene encoding AUGMIN subunit 8-like isoform X1, protein MDVCESEQGSGKHKSVQTPRAAPFVLAEKNNAPTTRRSRTKQVSSRYKSPVPANLTEFTSPHKSPTPVATREVSSRYRSPSPAPLSRRFPSPNPTRTALPSSSSSSSSLQKRAQSSERRRPSTPPSPPPPRPSTPVRDSSLDVKLSSGRAAAGGRLPESLWPSTMRSLSVSFNSDSISSPVSKKSKPVTSLRPTSNVAHKQAETLPLIRKPTPERKRSPLKGKNISNQSENSKPVEILPSKFIDQHRWPSRIGGKVSSSALNRSVDLAVSRSFDTPAPATVLSSLKRYSSDAITLFSRVASGNVSGEVLRSQKSLPLTPSGKAGPGFTGVRSQSLSVPGSHSHPALPRRTSALSCSGTRGISPSRSRPSTPPPRGVSPSRIRSSGSSVQSSNSNSVLSFIADFRKGNKGAANVEDAHQLRLLYNRYLQWRFTNARAEAALYIQNAIVERTLYDVWRTTLSLLESVIRNRIDLQQRKLELKLNSILNDEMTFLDDWAVFERDHGDTLSGAVQDFKASTLCLPVAGGAKVCMMACSCFHLIMNDLYEEIGTDFITMVSVLQVDIEHLKAAIGQAVDVMQAMGSTICSSLLRVEGMNNLISEVAIVAAKEKALLDECELLLASVAAIQVEESSVRTHLMQIKLALGMSK, encoded by the exons ATGGATGTATGTGAATCAGAGCAAGGCTCAGGGAAACACAAATCTGTGCAGACCCCGAGAGCAGCTCCCTTTGTTCTGGCAGAAAAGAACAATGCACCCACCACTCGGCGCTCTAGAACAAAACAAGTTAGCTCTCGGTACAAGTCTCCTGTTCCAGCTAACCTAACAGAATTTACATCTCCACATAAGTCGCCCACTCCGGTCGCCACAAGAGAAGTTAGTTCCCGGTATAGGTCACCTTCTCCGGCTCCCCTTTCTCGAAGATTCCCTTCACCAAATCCCACAAGGACAGCATTACCATCATCGTCTTCATCGTCGTCATCATTACAAAAGAGAGCTCAATCGTCAGAGAGAAGGAGGCCTTCGACTCCTCCTTCACCGCCGCCACCAAGGCCTTCCACGCCGGTCCGTGACTCATCCTTAGATGTCAAGTTATCATCCGGAAGGGCGGCGGCAGGTGGCCGTTTGCCAGAAAGTCTATGGCCTTCTACAATGCGGAGCCTCAGCGTTTCTTTCAATTCAGACTCCATTTCCAGTCCTGTTAGCAAGAAGTCAAAGCCAGTAACCTCCCTTCGTCCGACATCAAATGTGGCACACAAGCAGGCTGAAACTCTTCCCTTAATAAGGAAGCCTACACCAGAAAGAAAGAGGAGTCCTCTAAAAGGGAAAAATATCTCTAATCAGTCTGAGAATTCGAAGCCAGTGGAGATTTTGCCTTCTAAATTCATAGATCAGCATCGGTGGCCTAGTAGGATTGGCGGGAAGGTATCTTCTAGTGCCCTAAACAGGAGTGTTGATCTTGCTGTTTCTAGAAGTTTCGACACTCCAGCGCCTGCAACTGTTTTATCTTCACTGAAGAGATATTCTAGTGATGCTATTACTCTGTTTTCGCGTGTTGCAAGTGGTAATGTAAGTGGTGAGGTGTTAAGGTCACAGAAATCTCTACCTCTTACTCCGTCAGGTAAAGCAGGACCGGGGTTTACTGGAGTCAGATCTCAGTCCTTATCAGTTCCTGGATCACACTCGCATCCTGCGTTGCCTAGGAGGACCTCGGCTTTATCATGTTCGGGGACAAGAGGAATCAGTCCGTCTAGATCAAGACCATCAACTCCTCCTCCTAGAGGGGTTAGTCCATCTCGAATAAGGTCGTCTGGTTCATCCGTTCAATCCAGCAATTCCAATTCAGTGCTTAGCTTCATTGCTGATTTTAGAAAAGGGAACAAGGGTGCAGCCAACGTAGAAGATGCTCACCAATTACGGCTTCTATACAACAGATACTTGCAATGGAGATTTACCAATGCAAGAGCCGAGGCTGCACTTTACATCCAAAATGCAATTGTAGAG AGAACACTGTATGATGTATGGAGAACTACTCTCTCACTGTTGGAGTCTGTTATCAGGAACAGGATTGATCTTCAGCAGCGGAAGCTTGAGCTTAAGTTGAATTCTATTTTGAATGATGAA ATGACCTTCCTTGATGATTGGGCTGTATTTGAAAGAGATCACGGCGACACTTTATCTGGTGCTGTACAAGATTTTAAGGCAAGCACTCTTTGTCTACCGGTAGCTGGAGGAGCAAAGGTATGTATGATGGCATGCTCTTGTTTTCATTTGATTATGAATGACCTCTATGAGGAGATAGGCACCGACTTTATTACTATGGTTTCTGTTCTACAGGTCGATATAGAGCATTTGAAAGCTGCTATCGGTCAAGCTGTTGATGTTATGCAAGCAATGGGATCTACAATCTGCTCATCACTTTTACGG GTGGAGGGCATGAATAATTTAATTTCCGAGGTTGCAATTGTAGCAGCCAAGGAGAAAGCTTTGCTTGATGAGTGTGAATTACTACTGGCTTCAGTAGCAGCTATTCAG GTAGAAGAAAGTAGTGTCCGAACGCATCTCATGCAGATCAAGCTAGCTTTGGGGATGAGCAAATAG